The sequence GGGCCGTGGGTAGTGTGCAGGACCTTCCCCTCGCGCGGGAAGCGTTTGCGTGCGGCGAGGTAGGCGTCGTGCTCGTAGGTGAGGCAGCACATCAACCGGCCGCAGGTGCCGGAGATCTGGGCGGGATTCAGCGAGAGATTCTGGTCCTTGGCGAGCTGCAGCGAGATCGGCTTGATCTCCCGGAGCCAGGTGGAGCAACAGAGCTCTCTGCCACATCGGCCGACTCCGCCGAGCAGAGCCGCCTCGTCGCGCACCCCGATCTGCTTCAGCTCGATGCGCGTGCGGAAGGTCCGTGCGAGGTCGCGGACGAGCTGTCGGAAATCCACCCGCCGCTCGGCAGTGAAATACAGGATCAGCTTGTTGCGATCCCACTGCCATTCGGTCTCGGTGACCTTCATCTTGAGGTTGTGCTGCTCAACCATCTCGCGTGCCTTACGGCGCACGCGCTCCTCGTCGGCACGCAGCACCATGAGCTTCTGCAAGTCCTCCGGCTCCGCTCGGCGCGCGACTCTTCGCTCGGGAGGAGGGCTGGCGTCCCCATTTTCAGCAGGATGGCAGGAGCTGCACTTGCGCGCGGCGATCCCTCCCACGGAACGGATCCGCCCGAGGTCCTGGCCTCGTTCGACGTCGACGATCACGTAATCGCCGACGGACAGTTCGGGATCAGTGGTCAGGAAGAAGTCTCGCCGATTCCCCTTGAACCCTACCTCGACGACATACGGACCATCGGCGGCCGGCGGAGCCGACGGGATCACGGGAAGTGGGAGCATGAATACCTTCCATGTATCGAAACGACGCGCGGAGACAGGGTCCCCGGGTCGCGGAGGGTGAACCAACAGCGGTCAGGCAGCGTGCCACTCGCCCATGGCGAGGTACTTCGCGCGACGCTTCTCCAGCAACTCTTCCAGGGAGAGCGACTGCAGCTCACCCAGGTGGCGGACGAGTGCCTCGCGGAGGTTCTCGGCGGTACGATCCCAGTCCGAGTGCGCGCCGCCCGCAGGTTCCGGCACGATTTCGTCGATCACGCCGAGCTGAGCAAGGTCGGGCGCGGTGATCTTCAGCGCGGCCGCGGCCTTGTCGCGCTCGCTGTTGGACTTCCAGAGAATGGCCGCGCAGCCCTCGGGGGAGATGACGGAGTAGACGCTATTCTCCAGCATGAGAATCCGGTCCGTCACCCCGATGCCGAGCGCCCCACCGGAGCCGCCCTCGCCGATCACCACGCTGATCGTGGGCACGCGCAAGGCCGCCATCGCGCGCAGGTTGCGGGCGATGGCCTCGGCCTGGCCACGCTCCTCCGCGCCGATGCCGGGATAGGCGCCCATGGTGTCGATCATCGTGATCACCGGGCGACGGAATTTCTCCGCGAGCTTCATCAACCGGAGGGCCTTGCGATATCCCTCCGGGTGGGCCATCCCGAAGTTGCGCCGCAGGTTTTCGTTCATGTCACGGCCCTTCTGATGGCCGATGAGCATGACCGATTCGCCCTCGAGGCGCGCCCATCCGCCCACGATGGACCCGTCGTCGCGGAAGCCCCGATCACCGTGCAGCTCGACCCAATCGGTGAAGGCGCGCGCGACGAAATCCAGCGTGTAGGGACGCGACGGATGACGGGCGACCATCACGCGCTCGAGCGGCGTCAGCTTGCGGTAGACGTCGCGCTTCAGCGAGTGCAGCTTGCGCTCGAGGGAGCGCAGCTCCGCCGAAACGTCCAGCCCGCGCTCCCGAGCGAGGTCTTGCAGTCGTTCGATCTGCTGCTCGACCTCGGCGATGGCCTTCTCGAAATCAAGATGGGCAACGGTTGCCACAATAACTTCTGAGCTGAAGGAGTCTGGTTAGGTCACCTGGGCGGGAGCTCCGTGCCCCGGACCCAGCGGCCGCTGGTCGTCCCGGCCCCCCTCCTGCCGTCCCGGGTCGCCTGTCATCTCACGCCCGTCTTTCGATCGTGGGCGCCGCGCAAGAATTGCCTGTAGGGGCGCCTCTTGTGGGCGCCGGCAGGACGATTTGCGGATCGCCGCCGTCCGGAACCCTCAG is a genomic window of Longimicrobiaceae bacterium containing:
- a CDS encoding acetyl-CoA carboxylase carboxyltransferase subunit alpha; the protein is MATVAHLDFEKAIAEVEQQIERLQDLARERGLDVSAELRSLERKLHSLKRDVYRKLTPLERVMVARHPSRPYTLDFVARAFTDWVELHGDRGFRDDGSIVGGWARLEGESVMLIGHQKGRDMNENLRRNFGMAHPEGYRKALRLMKLAEKFRRPVITMIDTMGAYPGIGAEERGQAEAIARNLRAMAALRVPTISVVIGEGGSGGALGIGVTDRILMLENSVYSVISPEGCAAILWKSNSERDKAAAALKITAPDLAQLGVIDEIVPEPAGGAHSDWDRTAENLREALVRHLGELQSLSLEELLEKRRAKYLAMGEWHAA
- the ricT gene encoding regulatory iron-sulfur-containing complex subunit RicT produces the protein MLPLPVIPSAPPAADGPYVVEVGFKGNRRDFFLTTDPELSVGDYVIVDVERGQDLGRIRSVGGIAARKCSSCHPAENGDASPPPERRVARRAEPEDLQKLMVLRADEERVRRKAREMVEQHNLKMKVTETEWQWDRNKLILYFTAERRVDFRQLVRDLARTFRTRIELKQIGVRDEAALLGGVGRCGRELCCSTWLREIKPISLQLAKDQNLSLNPAQISGTCGRLMCCLTYEHDAYLAARKRFPREGKVLHTTHGPEKVIGIDIWRDLVTLMDEQRQRRTVGLAQLRAEMAAVPREEPVPAPRTEEKIISVPDGQKDAKRRRRRRR